From one Pseudomonas fluorescens genomic stretch:
- a CDS encoding alpha/beta hydrolase encodes MHVHPDLAAFLELAELGRLAGSNRPLHELPVTQAREVFEQASAVLDPTPPALLTVSELTLPARDGVLLPARLYRRPGSDSKPLPVLFYLHGGGYVVGSLDSHDSVCRRLAASGRFAVFAPSYRRAPEHGFPVPLNDTLDAANWLATQAAALQLDSQQVIFIGDSVGASLASVLSLTAVHHRDQLNLAPRAQMLLYPVTDLSRERDSHRTYAEGYLLETATLRWFYRQYLGAHGSATDWRVSPLLHPDPRGLPPTYLAVAGFDPLHDEGLAYAQALEQAGVALTLRRVEDMTHDYLRMSGMVADVEAIYAELENWALNQLG; translated from the coding sequence ATGCATGTGCATCCTGACCTGGCGGCGTTTCTCGAACTGGCCGAGCTGGGCCGGCTGGCCGGGAGCAACCGGCCTCTGCATGAATTGCCGGTGACCCAGGCCCGCGAAGTGTTCGAACAGGCTTCGGCGGTGCTCGACCCGACGCCGCCGGCGCTACTGACTGTCAGCGAACTGACCCTGCCGGCGCGGGATGGGGTGTTGTTGCCGGCGCGCCTGTACCGCCGGCCGGGCAGCGACAGCAAGCCGTTACCGGTGCTGTTTTACCTGCATGGCGGTGGTTACGTGGTCGGCAGCCTCGACTCCCATGATTCGGTGTGCCGGCGCCTGGCGGCCAGCGGCCGCTTCGCGGTGTTCGCGCCATCCTATCGGCGCGCGCCGGAACATGGGTTTCCGGTACCGCTCAACGATACGCTCGACGCGGCCAACTGGCTGGCGACGCAAGCCGCTGCGCTGCAACTGGACAGCCAGCAGGTGATCTTCATCGGCGACAGCGTTGGCGCCTCGCTGGCCAGCGTGCTGAGCCTGACCGCCGTGCACCACCGTGATCAATTGAACCTTGCACCGCGGGCGCAGATGCTCCTGTACCCGGTGACCGACCTGTCCCGTGAGCGTGACTCGCACCGCACCTACGCTGAAGGCTACTTGCTGGAAACCGCCACCTTGCGCTGGTTCTATCGCCAGTACCTGGGGGCGCATGGCTCGGCGACGGACTGGCGGGTTTCACCGCTGCTGCACCCGGACCCGCGCGGCTTGCCGCCCACCTACCTGGCGGTGGCGGGTTTCGACCCGTTGCACGATGAAGGTCTGGCCTATGCCCAGGCTCTGGAGCAGGCCGGGGTTGCGCTGACCCTGCGCCGGGTCGAGGACATGACCCATGACTACCTGCGCATGTCAGGGATGGTGGCGGACGTCGAGGCTATTTACGCCGAGCTTGAGAACTGGGCGCTGAACCAGTTGGGCTGA
- a CDS encoding TonB-dependent siderophore receptor encodes MQVRHSLTPLTHALLLRHYLKAPVAAVVLGMTVAAPVQAQAQTQQYEFNIAAQSMTAALNQLAEQTNLQVLYSPDSVQGLRTQGVQGRLSVAQAVQQLFNGTSLRYSLDGNTLTLLAKTDDGALNLDASVISSTLVSDSPYGETPGYIARRTLTGTKTDTPILENPQAISVITRERMDDLGAQRLSQALSYTSGVRADSGGASNAADNIFLRGYAISFTYRDGLRLRPLGFFGMIGEEPYGMERVEVLKGPTSILFGQNEPGGMVNSISKRPTDYERGEVAISGGSGHRRQANFDISGPLNEDKTLSYRLVGLGREADGVYDHTDDDRAYVAPSLTWRPNEQTSLTVLTAYQKNKALAPTTIPWAAVNGSSPYGKVPMDRFIGEPSFDTEEVESTSLGYEFSHEFNDTWTVRQNLRWSTFDNQENYLARVSGLVTGPDGVPNASVNRDYQIRHAYGDLFTVDNQLQARFDTGPIAHTTLMGVDYSWSKSIRNERWGRATPINVFDPSYGAPVDTSVYTAWVNTVQRNTQVGYYFQDQMKWDRWVLTLGGRQDYARNRTEDRFTDVETADQDWDAFTGRAGLVYLFDNGFAPYVSYSESFNPIAGTGAPQRGSKTFEPETGKQYEAGIRYQPPGTETQLTLSVYDLTKQNALTPDAEFIGYSIQTGEVRSKGVEFEAITTVAEDLKLTGSFSYSDVEVTKSNSGNEGKQPFKVPAKLASVWADYSFPFDPLQGLSIGVGARYTGSTYGDAMNTFKVPSYTLYDAAVRYDLGKLDPSLRGAQASVNVNNLTDKYYVASCFFSLACNMGEGRSVVAEVSYKW; translated from the coding sequence GTGCAGGTTCGCCATTCACTTACACCCCTCACCCACGCCTTGCTGCTGAGGCATTACCTCAAGGCGCCGGTTGCCGCAGTGGTCCTGGGGATGACCGTCGCTGCACCGGTACAAGCTCAGGCGCAGACCCAGCAATACGAGTTCAACATTGCTGCCCAGTCGATGACGGCGGCGCTCAACCAACTGGCCGAACAGACCAACCTGCAGGTGCTCTACAGCCCTGATTCGGTCCAGGGCCTGCGTACCCAGGGGGTACAGGGGCGCTTGAGCGTGGCCCAGGCAGTCCAGCAACTGTTCAACGGCACGTCGCTGCGCTACTCCCTCGATGGCAACACCCTGACCCTGCTGGCCAAGACCGACGATGGCGCGCTGAACCTGGATGCCAGTGTCATCTCCTCGACCCTGGTCTCCGACTCACCCTACGGTGAAACTCCCGGCTATATCGCCCGCCGTACCCTGACCGGCACCAAGACCGATACGCCGATCCTGGAAAACCCGCAGGCCATCTCGGTCATTACCCGCGAACGCATGGACGACCTCGGTGCCCAGCGCCTGTCCCAGGCCCTGAGCTATACCTCCGGCGTGCGTGCCGACTCTGGTGGTGCGAGCAACGCAGCCGACAACATCTTCCTGCGCGGTTACGCCATCTCGTTCACCTACCGCGATGGCTTGCGCCTGCGCCCCCTGGGTTTCTTCGGCATGATCGGCGAAGAACCCTACGGCATGGAGCGGGTCGAGGTACTCAAGGGCCCGACCTCGATCCTCTTCGGGCAGAACGAGCCCGGCGGCATGGTCAACTCGATCTCCAAGCGCCCGACCGACTATGAGCGTGGCGAAGTCGCCATTTCCGGCGGTAGCGGTCATCGTCGCCAGGCCAACTTTGACATCAGCGGCCCGCTCAACGAAGACAAGACCCTGTCGTATCGCCTGGTCGGCCTTGGCCGCGAAGCCGATGGCGTCTACGACCATACCGACGACGACCGTGCCTACGTGGCGCCGAGCCTGACCTGGCGGCCGAACGAGCAGACCAGCCTGACCGTGCTCACGGCCTACCAGAAGAACAAGGCCCTGGCCCCGACCACCATTCCCTGGGCCGCCGTCAACGGCAGCAGCCCGTACGGCAAGGTGCCCATGGATCGCTTCATCGGTGAACCCAGCTTTGACACCGAAGAAGTCGAAAGCACCTCGCTGGGCTACGAGTTCAGCCACGAGTTCAACGACACCTGGACGGTCCGCCAGAACCTGCGCTGGAGTACCTTCGACAACCAGGAAAACTACCTGGCCCGGGTCAGCGGGCTGGTCACCGGCCCCGACGGCGTACCCAACGCTTCGGTAAACCGCGACTACCAGATCCGCCATGCCTATGGCGATCTGTTCACGGTCGACAACCAGCTGCAGGCACGCTTCGACACCGGCCCGATCGCGCACACCACCCTGATGGGCGTGGACTACAGCTGGAGCAAGTCGATCCGTAACGAACGCTGGGGACGCGCCACGCCGATCAACGTGTTCGATCCCAGCTACGGTGCCCCGGTCGACACCTCGGTCTACACCGCCTGGGTCAATACCGTGCAGCGCAATACCCAGGTCGGTTACTACTTCCAGGACCAGATGAAATGGGATCGCTGGGTGCTGACCCTCGGCGGTCGCCAGGACTACGCACGCAACCGCACCGAAGACCGCTTCACCGACGTCGAAACTGCTGACCAGGACTGGGATGCCTTCACCGGCCGCGCCGGCCTGGTGTACCTGTTCGACAACGGCTTCGCCCCCTATGTGAGCTATTCCGAATCGTTCAACCCGATCGCCGGCACCGGAGCGCCGCAACGCGGCAGCAAGACCTTCGAACCGGAAACCGGCAAGCAGTACGAAGCGGGCATTCGTTACCAGCCACCGGGCACCGAGACGCAACTGACCTTGTCGGTGTACGACCTGACCAAACAGAATGCCCTGACGCCGGACGCCGAGTTCATCGGCTACAGCATCCAGACCGGCGAAGTGCGTTCCAAAGGTGTCGAGTTCGAAGCCATCACCACCGTCGCCGAGGACCTCAAGCTCACCGGCTCGTTCTCCTACAGCGACGTGGAAGTGACCAAGAGCAACAGCGGCAACGAAGGCAAGCAGCCGTTCAAGGTGCCGGCCAAGCTGGCCTCGGTCTGGGCCGACTACAGCTTCCCCTTCGATCCGCTGCAAGGCCTGAGCATCGGTGTCGGCGCCCGGTACACCGGTTCCACCTACGGCGATGCCATGAACACCTTCAAGGTGCCCTCCTACACCTTGTATGACGCCGCCGTGCGTTACGACCTGGGCAAGCTCGACCCGAGCCTGCGCGGGGCCCAGGCCAGCGTCAACGTCAACAACCTGACCGACAAGTACTATGTCGCCTCGTGCTTCTTCTCGCTGGCGTGCAACATGGGTGAAGGCCGTTCGGTCGTCGCCGAAGTCAGCTACAAGTGGTGA
- a CDS encoding cyclic peptide export ABC transporter produces the protein MSNHPPGAIRQLFALLKPFWPTVGLATLLGMLGGLSVTALLATINNGLHAENGLSQGVVLAFCGLCVVALLSSICSDIGTNYVGQHVIAALRKNLGEKVLSAPIEQIERYRSHRLIPVLTHDVDTVSDFAYAFAPLAISLTVTLGCLGYLAWLSLPMFLLILVAIGLGTAIQYVARARGIRGFVAAREAEDQLQKHYHAVAEGAKELRMHRPRRQRMLIDGIRRTADSICNTQVRSINTFVIAKSLGSMLFFVVIGLALTLQSLWPSNDKTVMSGFVLVLLYMKGPLEHLITTLPIVSRAQIAFRRIAELSEQFSSPEPHLLLDAAAPAATTLHSLELVDVRYTYPASPGVEPFSVGPINLQLAPGEIVFIVGENGCGKTTLIKLLLGLYEPQQGHIAVNGEAVVAATRDDYRQLFTTIFADYYLFDELVEGTQSVPKDADKYLQRLEIAHKVSIHNGAFSTTDLSTGQRKRLALLNAWLEGRPVLVFDEWAADQDPTFRRIFYTELLPDLKRLGKTIIVISHDDRYFGVADQLVRMERGHVSTALEPV, from the coding sequence ATGAGCAATCACCCACCCGGCGCGATCCGCCAACTCTTTGCCCTGCTCAAGCCATTCTGGCCGACCGTTGGCCTTGCCACCTTGCTGGGAATGCTCGGCGGCCTGTCGGTCACGGCCCTGCTGGCGACCATCAACAATGGCCTGCACGCCGAAAACGGCCTCAGCCAGGGCGTGGTGCTGGCTTTTTGCGGACTCTGCGTGGTGGCGTTGCTGAGTAGTATCTGTTCGGACATCGGCACCAACTATGTCGGTCAGCATGTCATTGCCGCGCTGCGCAAGAACCTCGGTGAGAAGGTCTTGTCGGCGCCCATCGAGCAAATTGAGCGCTACCGCAGCCACCGCCTGATCCCGGTGCTGACTCATGACGTCGACACCGTCAGCGATTTTGCCTATGCCTTTGCCCCGCTGGCCATTTCCCTGACGGTAACCCTGGGTTGCCTGGGCTATCTGGCCTGGCTGTCGCTGCCGATGTTCCTGCTGATCCTGGTTGCCATCGGCCTGGGCACGGCCATCCAGTACGTGGCCCGGGCACGCGGCATCCGTGGCTTCGTGGCGGCGCGCGAAGCCGAGGACCAGTTGCAGAAGCATTATCATGCGGTTGCCGAGGGCGCCAAGGAACTGCGCATGCACCGCCCCCGGCGCCAACGCATGCTGATCGATGGCATTCGTCGCACCGCTGACAGCATCTGCAATACCCAGGTGCGTTCGATCAACACCTTTGTCATTGCCAAAAGCCTTGGCTCGATGCTGTTCTTTGTCGTGATCGGCCTGGCGCTGACGCTGCAATCCCTCTGGCCGAGCAACGACAAGACGGTGATGAGCGGTTTCGTGCTGGTATTGCTGTACATGAAAGGGCCGCTGGAACACTTGATCACCACCCTGCCGATTGTCAGCCGCGCACAGATTGCCTTCAGGCGTATCGCCGAGCTGTCCGAGCAGTTCTCGTCGCCCGAGCCGCACCTGCTGCTCGATGCTGCAGCACCTGCCGCAACGACGTTGCACAGCCTGGAACTGGTCGATGTGCGTTACACCTACCCCGCCAGCCCTGGCGTCGAACCGTTCAGTGTCGGCCCGATAAACCTGCAGTTGGCGCCCGGAGAGATCGTGTTCATCGTCGGCGAAAACGGCTGCGGCAAGACAACCCTGATCAAGCTGCTGCTGGGCTTGTACGAACCGCAACAAGGGCATATCGCGGTCAACGGCGAGGCCGTGGTGGCGGCAACCCGGGATGACTACCGCCAGTTGTTCACGACCATCTTCGCCGACTACTACCTGTTCGACGAGCTGGTCGAGGGCACGCAGAGCGTCCCCAAGGATGCCGACAAGTACCTTCAGCGGCTTGAAATTGCCCACAAGGTCAGTATCCACAATGGCGCCTTCAGCACCACCGACCTGTCCACCGGACAACGCAAGCGCCTGGCCCTGCTCAATGCCTGGCTGGAGGGGCGGCCCGTTCTGGTGTTCGACGAATGGGCCGCCGACCAGGACCCGACCTTCCGCCGCATCTTCTATACCGAGCTGCTGCCCGACCTCAAGCGTCTGGGTAAAACCATCATCGTCATCTCCCACGACGATCGCTATTTCGGCGTTGCCGACCAACTGGTGCGCATGGAGCGCGGCCACGTCAGCACGGCGCTCGAGCCCGTCTGA